In the genome of Pseudomonas sp. P5_109, one region contains:
- a CDS encoding C40 family peptidase: MLNRFAPLVPLALVTLLFGCAAHTPVAQQAPQPQVQQSATAQSSALFQEELATEKELADFAGGKSYQLPVLADSILERGMSLIGTRYRFGGTSEAGFDCSGFIGYLFREEAGMNLPRSTREMINVDAPLVSRSKLEPGDLLFFATNGRRGRVSHAGIYLGDNQFIHSSSRRSGGVRIDSLGDSYWNKTFIEAKRALAMAPNASPIVTARK; encoded by the coding sequence ATGCTAAATCGCTTCGCACCCCTCGTGCCTCTCGCACTCGTCACCCTGCTGTTCGGTTGCGCTGCCCACACTCCAGTGGCCCAGCAAGCTCCGCAACCGCAGGTTCAACAATCGGCTACTGCCCAGTCTTCCGCTCTCTTCCAGGAAGAGCTGGCTACCGAAAAAGAACTCGCAGACTTCGCTGGCGGCAAGTCCTACCAGCTTCCGGTTCTGGCCGACAGCATCCTCGAACGTGGCATGTCCCTGATCGGTACCCGTTACCGTTTCGGCGGTACTTCTGAAGCCGGCTTCGATTGCAGTGGTTTCATCGGCTACCTGTTCCGCGAAGAAGCGGGCATGAACCTGCCACGCTCCACCCGCGAAATGATCAACGTGGACGCTCCATTGGTCTCGCGCAGCAAGCTCGAGCCGGGTGACCTGCTGTTCTTCGCAACCAACGGCCGTCGCGGTCGCGTCAGTCATGCCGGGATCTACCTGGGTGACAACCAGTTCATCCACTCCAGCAGCCGCCGCAGCGGTGGTGTGCGAATCGATAGCCTGGGCGACAGCTACTGGAACAAGACCTTCATCGAAGCCAAGCGCGCCCTGGCAATGGCACCTAACGCGTCGCCAATCGTCACTGCTCGCAAATAA
- a CDS encoding C40 family peptidase — protein MTTSARLAIMFFAALLSACASRTPPPAPVVRAPIVFGSPQAFSPEAEDVLFRALGLVGTPYRWGGNTPDSGFDCSGLIAYVYRDVAGIALPRTTREMISMQAANVGKEGLQTGDLLFFATNGGSQVSHAGIYVGEGRFVHAPATGGTVKLDSLSKTYWQKAYLSAKRVLQPEHLARNP, from the coding sequence ATGACGACGTCGGCCCGCCTCGCAATCATGTTCTTCGCAGCGCTGCTCAGTGCCTGCGCCAGCCGCACACCGCCTCCTGCGCCGGTGGTTCGCGCTCCCATCGTATTCGGCTCCCCGCAAGCTTTTTCGCCCGAGGCGGAAGACGTGCTGTTTCGCGCGCTCGGCCTGGTGGGCACGCCTTATCGCTGGGGTGGCAACACGCCGGATTCCGGCTTTGATTGCAGCGGCCTGATCGCCTACGTGTACCGCGATGTCGCTGGCATTGCCTTGCCGCGCACCACTCGCGAGATGATCTCCATGCAGGCGGCGAATGTGGGCAAGGAAGGCCTGCAAACCGGTGACCTGCTTTTCTTCGCCACCAATGGCGGTTCCCAGGTCAGTCATGCCGGTATCTACGTGGGAGAAGGGCGCTTCGTCCACGCACCGGCCACTGGCGGCACCGTGAAGCTCGACAGTCTGTCCAAGACCTATTGGCAAAAAGCCTATCTGAGCGCCAAGCGTGTTCTGCAGCCTGAGCATCTGGCGCGCAATCCGTAA
- a CDS encoding sorbosone dehydrogenase family protein: protein MRKIPLVLVIALCGGLTACGETSTLQVSDGTGPSPQLPNPNKTLIPTLNIAPAIGWPQGAKPVAAAGTQVAAFAEDLDHPRWLYVLPNGDVLVAETSAPPKPEDGKGIRGWVMKKVMGRAGSTVPSPNRITLLRDKDHDGIAETRTVFVQNLNSPFGMTLVGNDLYVADTDSLLRFHYESGDTQIKSPPIKVIDLPGGPLNHHWTKNVIASKDGSKLYVTVGSNSNVAENGMDKEEGRAAIWEVDRATGQHRIFASGLRNPNGMAWESHSGALWTAVNERDEIGSDLVPDYITSVKDGGFYGWPFSYYGQHVDIRVEPQNPDLVAKAIAPDYAVGPHTASLGLTFADNSKLPAPFTQGAFIGQHGSWNRKPHSGYKVIFVPFSAGKPSGKPVEVLTGFLNDKEQAMGRPVGVVIDQLGDLLVADDVGNKVWRVSAVK, encoded by the coding sequence ATGCGCAAGATCCCGCTCGTTCTCGTTATCGCACTCTGCGGAGGGCTCACCGCTTGTGGCGAGACCTCCACACTGCAAGTCTCCGATGGCACCGGTCCGTCACCCCAACTACCAAACCCCAACAAAACCCTGATCCCGACCCTGAACATCGCCCCGGCCATCGGCTGGCCGCAGGGTGCGAAACCCGTCGCTGCCGCGGGCACTCAAGTGGCCGCATTTGCCGAAGACCTGGACCACCCGCGCTGGCTTTATGTGCTGCCCAATGGCGACGTACTGGTGGCGGAAACCAGCGCGCCCCCCAAACCCGAAGACGGCAAAGGCATTCGCGGCTGGGTGATGAAGAAAGTCATGGGGCGTGCCGGATCTACCGTGCCCAGCCCGAACCGCATCACGTTGCTACGGGACAAGGACCACGACGGCATCGCGGAAACCCGCACGGTGTTTGTGCAAAACCTCAACTCGCCCTTCGGCATGACGCTGGTCGGCAACGACCTGTATGTGGCCGACACTGACAGCCTGCTGCGCTTTCACTATGAAAGTGGCGATACGCAGATCAAGTCACCGCCAATCAAGGTGATCGACCTGCCGGGTGGCCCGCTTAACCACCACTGGACCAAAAACGTCATCGCCAGCAAGGACGGCAGCAAGCTCTACGTCACCGTGGGCTCCAACAGTAACGTCGCCGAAAACGGCATGGACAAGGAAGAAGGTCGCGCCGCGATCTGGGAAGTGGACCGCGCCACCGGCCAGCACCGGATCTTCGCCTCCGGCCTGCGCAACCCCAACGGCATGGCCTGGGAATCCCACTCGGGCGCGCTGTGGACTGCCGTCAATGAACGGGATGAAATCGGTAGCGACCTGGTGCCGGACTACATCACCTCGGTCAAGGATGGCGGTTTCTATGGCTGGCCCTTCAGTTACTACGGCCAGCATGTCGATATTCGCGTCGAGCCACAAAACCCGGATCTGGTGGCCAAGGCTATCGCTCCGGACTACGCCGTCGGCCCGCATACCGCATCACTGGGCCTGACCTTTGCCGACAACAGCAAGCTACCGGCACCGTTCACCCAAGGGGCATTCATCGGTCAGCACGGCTCGTGGAACCGCAAGCCCCACAGTGGCTACAAAGTGATTTTCGTACCGTTCAGCGCAGGCAAACCTTCGGGTAAACCGGTTGAAGTGCTCACTGGTTTCCTCAACGACAAGGAACAAGCCATGGGCCGGCCGGTGGGCGTAGTAATCGACCAGCTGGGTGATCTGTTGGTGGCCGATGATGTGGGGAACAAGGTATGGCGGGTGTCGGCAGTCAAGTAA
- the cobO gene encoding cob(I)yrinic acid a,c-diamide adenosyltransferase: protein MTDTPDRDERHLARMQRKKAVIDERIANSPNECGLLLVLTGNGKGKSSSAFGMLARAMGHGMQCGVVQFIKGRNSTGEELFFRRFPEQVRFHVMGEGFTWETQDRQRDIAAAEAAWAVSRELLRDPSIGLVVLDELNIALKHGYLDLDQVLSDLQARPPMQHVVVTGRAAKPEMIEMADTVTEMGVIKHAFQAGIKAQKGVEL, encoded by the coding sequence ATGACTGATACCCCCGATCGTGACGAACGCCACCTGGCGCGCATGCAGCGCAAAAAAGCGGTGATCGACGAGCGCATCGCCAATTCCCCGAACGAGTGTGGCCTGCTACTGGTGCTGACCGGCAACGGCAAGGGCAAGAGCAGTTCAGCCTTCGGCATGCTCGCCCGCGCCATGGGGCACGGCATGCAATGCGGCGTGGTGCAGTTCATCAAGGGCCGCAACAGCACGGGCGAAGAGTTGTTCTTCCGGCGCTTTCCCGAGCAGGTGCGTTTTCATGTGATGGGCGAAGGCTTTACCTGGGAAACCCAGGACCGCCAGCGCGACATCGCCGCCGCCGAAGCCGCCTGGGCGGTGTCCCGGGAACTGCTGCGCGACCCGTCCATCGGTCTGGTGGTGCTGGATGAGCTGAACATCGCCCTCAAGCACGGCTACCTCGATCTCGATCAGGTACTCAGCGACTTGCAGGCTCGACCGCCGATGCAACACGTGGTAGTCACCGGGCGTGCCGCCAAGCCGGAAATGATCGAGATGGCTGACACCGTCACCGAAATGGGTGTGATCAAACACGCCTTCCAGGCCGGGATCAAAGCGCAGAAAGGCGTCGAATTGTGA
- a CDS encoding cobyrinate a,c-diamide synthase, whose amino-acid sequence MSQPRHCPAVLIAAPASGQGKTTVTAALARLHRNQGRKVRVFKCGPDFLDPMILERASGAPVYQLDMWMVGEQESRRLLWEAAAEADLILIEGVMGLFDGTPSSADLARHFGVPVLGVIDGTAMAQTFGALALGLARYQPDLPFAGVLANRVGTLRHAQLLEGSLTEGLRWYGALSRETGIELPSRHLGLVQASELNDLDLRLDAAADALASSCEVALPPAVEFAAPDVIVAEPLLAGVRIAVARDEAFAFTYGASLDLLRAMGAELSFFSPIRDRALPEADSLYLPGGYPELHHVALAQNTAMLDAIRAHHQAGKPLLAECGGMLYLLDSLTDVEGTRAELVGLLAGDAVMQKRLAALALQAVELPEGSLRGHTYHHSLTTTGLEPIARGLSPNGGRGAEAVYREGRMTASYVHFYFPSNPSAIAALFAPHLEAAFAGKPAPTKDHLNPVGAGLLAKRP is encoded by the coding sequence GTGAGTCAGCCTCGGCACTGTCCGGCGGTACTGATTGCCGCGCCGGCTTCCGGCCAGGGCAAGACCACCGTCACCGCGGCGCTGGCCCGATTGCATCGCAATCAGGGACGCAAGGTTCGCGTGTTCAAGTGCGGCCCCGACTTTCTCGATCCGATGATCCTCGAACGCGCCAGCGGTGCGCCGGTGTATCAGTTGGACATGTGGATGGTCGGCGAGCAGGAGAGTCGCCGGTTGCTGTGGGAAGCCGCCGCTGAAGCCGATCTGATCCTGATCGAAGGCGTCATGGGGCTGTTCGACGGTACGCCGTCGAGCGCTGATCTGGCGCGGCATTTCGGTGTGCCGGTGTTGGGTGTGATCGATGGCACGGCCATGGCCCAGACCTTTGGCGCACTCGCCTTGGGGCTGGCGCGTTATCAGCCGGACTTGCCGTTCGCCGGGGTGTTGGCCAATCGTGTCGGCACGCTGCGCCACGCGCAACTGCTCGAAGGCAGCCTGACCGAAGGTTTGCGCTGGTACGGCGCGCTGTCCCGGGAAACCGGGATCGAATTGCCGAGCCGCCACCTTGGCCTGGTGCAGGCCAGTGAGTTGAACGATCTCGACCTGCGCCTCGATGCGGCAGCCGATGCCTTGGCCAGCAGTTGCGAGGTCGCGTTGCCGCCGGCAGTCGAGTTCGCCGCCCCGGATGTCATCGTTGCCGAACCGTTGCTGGCCGGTGTGCGCATTGCCGTGGCCCGTGATGAAGCCTTTGCGTTCACCTACGGCGCGAGCCTGGATTTGCTGCGGGCGATGGGCGCCGAGTTGTCGTTCTTCTCGCCTATTCGCGACCGTGCGTTGCCGGAGGCGGACAGCCTGTATCTGCCGGGTGGTTACCCGGAACTGCACCATGTCGCGCTGGCGCAAAACACCGCGATGCTCGACGCGATCCGCGCCCACCACCAGGCAGGCAAACCCTTGCTCGCCGAGTGTGGCGGCATGCTGTATCTGCTCGATTCCCTGACCGATGTCGAGGGCACGCGCGCCGAACTGGTGGGCTTGCTGGCCGGTGACGCGGTCATGCAAAAACGTCTGGCGGCGCTGGCATTGCAAGCGGTGGAATTGCCGGAAGGTTCGCTGCGCGGGCACACCTATCACCATTCGCTGACAACCACTGGGCTGGAACCGATTGCCCGGGGCTTGAGCCCGAATGGCGGGCGCGGAGCGGAGGCGGTTTACCGTGAAGGGCGCATGACTGCCTCTTATGTGCACTTTTATTTTCCGTCCAATCCCTCGGCGATTGCCGCGCTGTTTGCGCCGCACCTTGAGGCCGCCTTCGCTGGCAAGCCAGCGCCTACGAAGGATCACCTAAACCCTGTGGGAGCGGGCTTGCTCGCGAAGAGGCCATGA
- the bluB gene encoding 5,6-dimethylbenzimidazole synthase: MSDNAFSEAERQAVYRVIAERRDMRHFSGGTVEPELLRRLLEAAHQAPSVGLMQPWRFIRISDRALRGQIQALVEEERIRTAEALGERSDEFMKLKVEGINDCAEVLVAALMDDREQHIFGRRTLPEMDMASLSCAIQNLWLASRAEGLGMGWVSLFEPQALADLLRLPAGAKPLAVLCLGPVKEFYPAPMLVLEGWAQARPLHELLYENYWGVSQ; encoded by the coding sequence ATGAGCGACAACGCATTCTCTGAAGCCGAACGCCAAGCGGTCTACCGCGTCATCGCCGAACGCCGCGACATGCGCCACTTCAGCGGCGGCACGGTCGAACCCGAGTTGCTGCGGCGCCTGCTCGAGGCCGCGCATCAGGCGCCCAGTGTCGGCCTGATGCAGCCCTGGCGCTTCATCCGCATCAGTGATCGCGCCTTGCGCGGGCAAATCCAGGCCCTGGTGGAAGAAGAGCGCATCCGCACCGCCGAAGCCCTCGGCGAGCGCAGCGATGAGTTCATGAAGCTCAAGGTCGAAGGCATCAACGATTGCGCCGAGGTACTGGTCGCCGCACTGATGGACGATCGTGAACAGCATATCTTCGGTCGCCGCACCTTGCCGGAAATGGACATGGCCTCGCTGTCCTGTGCGATCCAGAACCTGTGGCTGGCATCGCGCGCCGAAGGGTTGGGCATGGGCTGGGTGTCGCTGTTCGAGCCGCAAGCCCTGGCCGATCTGTTGAGGTTGCCAGCAGGCGCCAAACCGCTCGCGGTGCTGTGCCTGGGGCCGGTCAAGGAGTTTTATCCGGCGCCGATGCTGGTGCTTGAAGGCTGGGCGCAGGCGCGTCCGCTACATGAATTGCTGTACGAAAATTATTGGGGAGTGAGTCAATGA
- the cbiB gene encoding adenosylcobinamide-phosphate synthase CbiB, which translates to MSVALLSVAAVALDALLGEPKRWHPLVAFGRFADRIEQRFNGGGRGWRSHGVTAWVIAVLPLVLLATAFSWAPYVGWIVEILALYCALGMRSLGEHVTPVAQALRGDDLDEARKRVSYLVSRKTSDLDKTEVARAATESVLENGSDAVFAALFWFAVAGVPGVVLYRLSNTLDAMWGYRNERFERFGWAAAKIDDVLNYVPARLVALTYALLGKTRLALKCWRTQGPTWDSPNAGPVMAAGAGALGVELGGAAIYHGELHQRPQLGEGVPADADAIERGWQLVKRGVWLWLLILCIGAEFYA; encoded by the coding sequence ATGAGTGTGGCGTTGTTGAGTGTCGCCGCGGTTGCGCTGGATGCGCTGCTGGGTGAGCCCAAACGCTGGCATCCGCTGGTGGCGTTCGGCCGATTTGCCGACCGCATCGAGCAACGTTTCAACGGCGGCGGTCGCGGCTGGCGCAGCCATGGCGTCACCGCGTGGGTGATCGCCGTGTTGCCGCTGGTGCTGTTGGCCACGGCATTCTCCTGGGCACCTTACGTCGGCTGGATCGTCGAGATTCTCGCGCTCTATTGCGCCCTCGGCATGCGCAGCCTCGGTGAACACGTCACGCCTGTGGCCCAGGCTTTGCGCGGCGATGATCTTGATGAGGCACGCAAACGCGTGAGTTATCTGGTCAGCCGTAAAACCAGTGATCTGGATAAAACCGAAGTCGCCCGTGCCGCCACCGAGTCGGTGCTGGAAAATGGCAGCGACGCGGTGTTCGCCGCATTGTTCTGGTTTGCCGTGGCCGGTGTGCCGGGCGTGGTTCTTTACCGCCTGAGCAACACGCTGGATGCGATGTGGGGTTATCGCAACGAGCGCTTCGAGCGGTTCGGCTGGGCGGCGGCGAAGATCGACGACGTACTCAATTACGTCCCCGCGCGCCTGGTGGCACTGACTTACGCGCTGCTGGGCAAAACCCGGCTGGCGCTGAAATGCTGGCGCACCCAGGGGCCGACCTGGGACAGTCCGAACGCCGGCCCGGTGATGGCGGCAGGGGCGGGTGCCCTGGGCGTCGAGTTGGGCGGGGCGGCGATTTATCACGGCGAATTGCATCAGCGTCCGCAGTTGGGCGAAGGCGTGCCGGCGGATGCCGACGCCATTGAGCGGGGCTGGCAACTGGTGAAGCGCGGGGTATGGTTATGGCTGCTGATTCTCTGCATAGGGGCCGAATTTTATGCTTGA
- the cobD gene encoding threonine-phosphate decarboxylase CobD: protein MLEHGGRLRKAALEYGIEEADWLDLSTGLAPWPFPVPDIPLRAWARLPEADDGLEQAACDYYGTLQALPVAGSQMAIQLLPRLRRAGKVGVLSPCYAEHAEAWRRNGYIVREVLEHEVDFFVDSLDVLVVVNPNNPTGLSLTPARLLDWHARLAQRGGWLVVDEAFMDNSPQLSLAPFAHQVGLIVLRSFGKFFGLAGVRLGFVLAERKLLKLLAEQVGPWAVSGATRVVGQACLRDTQGQARQRARTDEAGERLATLLEQHGFQPQGGCALFQWLITERAEELHEFMAQRGILLRLFTHNSSLRFGLPGDDSAWARLAQAFEDFAKENQ from the coding sequence ATGCTTGAGCACGGTGGACGATTGCGCAAGGCAGCGCTCGAATACGGCATAGAGGAGGCCGACTGGCTGGACCTGTCGACGGGCCTTGCGCCCTGGCCGTTCCCGGTGCCGGATATTCCGCTGCGGGCCTGGGCTCGTTTGCCGGAGGCGGACGATGGTCTGGAACAGGCCGCCTGTGATTACTACGGCACCTTGCAGGCATTGCCGGTGGCCGGCTCGCAAATGGCGATCCAGCTGCTGCCGCGTTTGCGTCGGGCGGGCAAGGTGGGTGTGTTGTCGCCGTGTTACGCCGAGCACGCCGAAGCGTGGCGTCGCAACGGCTACATCGTGCGTGAAGTGCTGGAGCACGAAGTCGATTTCTTTGTCGACAGTCTCGACGTGCTGGTGGTGGTCAATCCGAATAATCCCACAGGCCTGAGCCTGACGCCCGCTCGCCTGCTCGACTGGCACGCGCGACTGGCCCAGCGCGGTGGCTGGCTGGTGGTGGACGAAGCGTTCATGGATAACTCGCCGCAACTGAGCCTGGCGCCGTTTGCCCATCAAGTCGGGTTGATCGTCTTGCGCTCCTTCGGCAAGTTTTTTGGCCTGGCCGGTGTGCGCCTGGGGTTTGTGCTGGCCGAGCGCAAGTTGCTCAAGTTGCTGGCAGAACAAGTCGGGCCGTGGGCTGTGAGCGGGGCAACCCGGGTCGTGGGCCAGGCCTGCTTGCGCGATACCCAGGGGCAGGCGCGGCAACGGGCACGCACCGACGAGGCCGGCGAACGCCTGGCGACGCTGCTGGAACAACACGGGTTCCAGCCCCAGGGCGGTTGTGCGCTGTTCCAGTGGCTGATCACCGAGCGCGCCGAAGAGCTGCATGAATTCATGGCCCAGCGCGGCATTCTCCTGCGGTTGTTCACGCACAACAGCAGCCTGCGCTTCGGCTTGCCTGGTGACGACAGCGCCTGGGCACGACTGGCGCAGGCATTCGAAGATTTCGCCAAGGAAAACCAATGA
- a CDS encoding cobyric acid synthase, giving the protein MTTLMVQGTTSDAGKSTLVTALCRWATRQGTRVVPFKPQNMALNSAVTADGGEIGRAQAVQAQAANLEPHTDMNPVLLKPNSDTGAQVIIHGRAVTTMNAVAYHDYKTIAMQAVLASHERLSAAYPLVMVEGAGSPAEINLRAGDIANMGFAEAVDCPVLLIADINRGGVFAHLLGTLELLSASEQARVKGFVINRFRGDIALLQPGLDWLEERTGKPVIGVLPYVMDLHLEAEDGIDQRQTVKAEQVLKVVVPVLPRISNHTDFDPLRLHPQVDLQFIGPGQAIPPADLIILPGSKSVRSDLAYLRANGWATAIARHLRYGGKLLGICGGLQMLGEQVHDPLGLEGAPGSSAGLGLLALQTQLEQEKQLRNVRGRLALEDAPVAGYEIHAGVTTGPALENAAVQLDDGRCDGAQSADGQIFGTYLHGLFESPAACSALLRWAGLQDVQAVDYHALRERDIERLADLVEKHLDTGLLRQLCGI; this is encoded by the coding sequence ATGACCACGCTGATGGTGCAGGGCACCACATCGGATGCCGGTAAAAGCACGCTGGTGACCGCGCTGTGCCGTTGGGCCACGCGCCAAGGCACCCGGGTGGTGCCGTTCAAGCCGCAGAACATGGCCCTCAACAGTGCGGTGACCGCCGATGGTGGCGAGATCGGCCGCGCCCAGGCGGTACAGGCCCAGGCCGCGAACCTTGAACCGCACACCGACATGAATCCGGTGTTGCTCAAGCCCAACAGTGACACCGGTGCCCAGGTGATCATCCATGGCCGCGCCGTCACCACCATGAACGCCGTTGCCTATCACGACTACAAAACCATCGCCATGCAAGCGGTGCTGGCCTCCCACGAACGCTTGAGTGCGGCGTATCCGCTGGTGATGGTCGAGGGCGCGGGCTCGCCGGCGGAAATCAATCTGCGCGCCGGCGACATTGCCAACATGGGCTTCGCCGAAGCGGTGGATTGCCCGGTGCTGCTGATCGCCGATATCAATCGCGGCGGGGTTTTCGCGCATTTGCTCGGTACACTGGAGTTGCTGTCAGCGAGCGAACAGGCACGGGTCAAAGGGTTCGTGATCAATCGTTTTCGCGGCGACATCGCGTTGCTGCAACCCGGTCTCGACTGGCTCGAAGAGCGCACCGGCAAACCGGTGATCGGCGTGCTGCCGTACGTGATGGACCTGCACCTGGAGGCCGAGGACGGCATCGATCAACGCCAGACTGTCAAAGCCGAACAGGTGCTGAAGGTGGTGGTGCCGGTGCTGCCGCGCATCAGCAATCACACCGATTTCGATCCGCTGCGCCTGCATCCGCAAGTGGACCTGCAATTCATCGGCCCCGGCCAGGCGATTCCACCCGCCGACCTGATCATTCTTCCCGGTTCGAAAAGTGTGCGCAGCGACCTCGCGTATCTGCGGGCCAACGGTTGGGCCACCGCCATTGCCCGGCATCTTCGTTACGGCGGGAAACTGCTGGGGATCTGTGGCGGCCTGCAGATGCTCGGTGAGCAAGTGCATGACCCGCTGGGCCTCGAAGGCGCGCCGGGTTCCAGCGCCGGTTTGGGGCTGCTGGCGCTCCAGACCCAGCTCGAACAAGAGAAGCAGTTACGCAATGTGCGTGGTCGCCTGGCGCTGGAAGATGCGCCGGTGGCGGGTTATGAGATTCACGCAGGCGTGACCACCGGGCCGGCCCTGGAAAATGCGGCCGTGCAACTGGATGACGGCCGCTGCGATGGTGCGCAAAGTGCTGACGGACAGATTTTCGGTACCTACCTGCACGGGCTGTTCGAATCGCCGGCGGCGTGCAGTGCGCTGCTGCGCTGGGCCGGGTTGCAGGATGTGCAAGCCGTGGATTACCACGCCTTGCGCGAGCGTGATATCGAGCGGCTGGCGGATCTGGTGGAGAAGCATCTGGATACCGGGCTGTTGCGGCAGCTCTGCGGGATCTGA
- the cobU gene encoding bifunctional adenosylcobinamide kinase/adenosylcobinamide-phosphate guanylyltransferase: MLQLILGGARSGKSRLAEKLAIDSALAVTYIATSQPLDGEMNERVAHHRARRPAEWALIEEPLELARVLRENARADHCLLVDCLTLWLTNLLMLDDAERLQAERDALLDCLASLPGEIIFVSNETGMGVVPLGELTRRYVDAAGWLHQALAERCQRVVLTVAGLPLTLKGTAL; this comes from the coding sequence ATGCTCCAACTGATCCTCGGCGGCGCCCGCTCCGGCAAGAGTCGCCTGGCTGAAAAGCTCGCCATCGACAGCGCGCTGGCCGTGACCTACATCGCCACCAGCCAGCCACTGGATGGAGAAATGAACGAGCGGGTCGCTCATCACCGCGCCCGTCGCCCTGCCGAATGGGCACTGATCGAAGAACCACTGGAACTGGCCCGCGTACTGCGTGAAAACGCCCGTGCCGACCACTGCCTGCTGGTGGATTGCCTGACCCTGTGGCTGACCAATCTGCTGATGCTCGACGATGCCGAGCGCTTGCAAGCCGAACGTGATGCCTTGCTGGACTGCCTGGCGTCGCTGCCGGGTGAAATCATTTTTGTCAGCAACGAGACCGGAATGGGTGTCGTGCCGCTGGGCGAATTGACTCGCCGCTATGTCGATGCAGCCGGTTGGCTGCATCAAGCTCTGGCCGAGCGTTGTCAGCGTGTCGTCCTGACCGTCGCCGGCCTGCCCCTGACCTTGAAAGGAACTGCGTTATGA
- the cobT gene encoding nicotinate-nucleotide--dimethylbenzimidazole phosphoribosyltransferase has product MTQSWWLNPCKPVDTQTLEQARARQQQLTKPAGSLGQLEAVAVQLAGLQGRVKPSLEQVWIAIFAGDHGVVAEGVSAFPQEVTGQMLHNFVSGGAAISVLARQLGASLEVVDLGTVTPSLNLRGVRHLNVGPGTANFVQGSAMTEAQGQLALQAGRDSVQRAIASGAQLFIGGEMGIGNTTAASALACALLDCPVGHLTGPGTGLNAEGVSHKARVIERALALHGAQRGDALQTLFNLGGFEIAALVGAYLACAQEGVAVLVDGFICSVAALVAVRLNPECRQWLLFGHRGAEPGHRHVLETLNAQPLLDLGLRLGEGSGAALALPLLRLACDLHGQMATFAEAAVADRPA; this is encoded by the coding sequence ATGACTCAATCCTGGTGGCTGAACCCGTGCAAGCCGGTCGATACCCAAACGCTCGAACAGGCCCGGGCGCGGCAGCAGCAACTGACCAAGCCGGCCGGTTCCCTCGGCCAGCTGGAAGCGGTGGCGGTGCAACTGGCGGGATTGCAGGGGCGGGTCAAGCCGAGTCTGGAGCAGGTGTGGATCGCGATTTTTGCCGGCGACCATGGTGTCGTCGCGGAGGGCGTGTCGGCGTTTCCCCAGGAAGTCACCGGGCAGATGCTGCACAACTTCGTCAGCGGAGGCGCAGCGATCAGTGTGCTGGCGCGGCAACTGGGCGCTTCCCTTGAGGTGGTCGATCTCGGCACGGTCACGCCGTCGCTGAATCTGCGGGGCGTGCGTCACTTGAACGTTGGCCCGGGCACGGCGAATTTTGTCCAGGGATCGGCCATGACCGAGGCCCAGGGGCAACTCGCCTTGCAGGCCGGCCGTGACAGCGTGCAGCGGGCAATTGCCAGTGGGGCGCAGTTGTTTATCGGTGGCGAAATGGGCATCGGCAACACCACCGCCGCCAGCGCCCTGGCGTGTGCGCTGCTCGATTGCCCGGTGGGCCATTTGACCGGACCTGGCACCGGACTCAACGCCGAAGGAGTCAGCCACAAAGCCCGGGTCATCGAGCGCGCCCTGGCCTTGCATGGCGCGCAGCGTGGCGATGCCTTGCAGACCCTGTTCAACCTCGGCGGTTTCGAGATCGCCGCGCTGGTCGGTGCCTATCTTGCCTGTGCCCAGGAAGGTGTCGCGGTGCTGGTGGACGGCTTCATTTGCAGCGTCGCGGCGCTGGTGGCGGTGCGCTTGAATCCTGAGTGTCGTCAGTGGCTGTTGTTCGGTCATCGCGGCGCCGAGCCGGGGCATCGTCATGTGCTGGAAACCCTGAACGCGCAGCCGTTGCTCGACCTCGGCCTGCGGCTTGGCGAAGGCAGTGGCGCGGCATTGGCGTTACCGCTGCTGCGCCTGGCGTGCGACCTGCACGGGCAGATGGCGACCTTCGCCGAAGCTGCCGTGGCAGATCGTCCGGCATGA